DNA sequence from the Thiobacillus sp. SCUT-2 genome:
CTCGGGCTCGCGGATCGTCAGCGTGGTGAAGATGCCCACGACCATCAGCGCCGCCATCGCCGTGTACGCCACCTGCCACGGGGGGAAATCATAGGCCGCCGGGCTGCTGTCGGCGCTCGCCGCGATCCACAGCGCACCCGCGCCCGCGGTGATCATCGCGATGCGGTAGCCCGCCTGGTAGGTCGCCGCCATCGCGCCCTGTTTTTCGACCTCGACCGCCTCGATGCGGTAGGCGTCGAGCGCGATGTCCTGCGTCGCCGAGGCGAAGGCCACCGCCAGCGCGAAATAGACCGTGTGCGCCAGGTTCACCACCGGGTCGGTGTTCGCCATGCCGAAGAGCGCCAGCGCGATGCACACCTGCGAGAGCAGCAGCCAGGCCCGCCGCCGCCCCAGCAGGCGCGTCAGCAGCGGCAGGGGCAGCCGGTCGACCAGCGGCGACCACAGGAACTTGAAGCCGTACGCCAGCCCCACCCACGAGAGATGCCCGATCGTCGCCCGCGCGATGCCCGCCTCCGACAGCCAGAACGACAGCGTGCCGAGCACCAGCAGCAAGGGCAGCCCGGCGGAGAAGCCGAGGAACAGCATGCCGACGACGCGCGGGTGGGCGTAGACCTTGAGGGCGTTGAGCCAGGGATGGCTCAAGGCAGGGGTGGGCATATTCTCGATTGGCTTTCGGTGAACAGGTTGTTTATATTAAAAAAAAGTGGATTGGGGCTATGCGGTCGGCGTTGGGCTTCTGGGACTACCCGGGAGTCCTTCGACTTTCTGGGTGGCTTGCTCCATGGCCTTTTCTGCTGGTTTCCCTCAAGGTGAAAGCTTTCGTCTGTACACGGCTGCAAGCCGCTACTTTATCCGATCGGCATTCACCCAAGCCGAGTAATTTCTGACATTCGAAGGGCTTCTGTGGCCATGGTCGATTCAAATGAGTCGTTAGGATAAGATGGCGCCATGACTCAGCGCATAGAAAAGGCCGCCATTTTCGATCAGCCAGCCTATCCGGCAAGCGAAGCCGCGTACATCCTCAATCTCCCCCCTGCAACAGTGAAAGCCTGGAGTTTTGGGCAGACACGTCGGGACGATGGCAGCGTGCGTTTCAAAGCAGTTATTCGCGCGGCCGATCCGCGTAATAGATTGCTGTCATTTGCCAATCTTTGCGAATTGCATGTTCTGGCTGCGATCCGGCGTGTGCATCGGGTTAGCCTGCCCAAAGTACGTGATAGCGTCGAATTCCTGCGTAGCCAGTTGGGTGCTGACAGGCCGCTGATCGATCGACAGTTCAAAACCAACGGTATCGATCTTTTCGTCGAGCACGCCAGCAAGTTGCTTAACGTGTCGCGTCAGGGACAAGAGGCGCTGCGCGGCGAATTCGAACTCGCACTCGCGCGCATTGAGCGTGACAACCAGGGCAATCCGATCAAACTGTTCCCGTTCAGTCGAACCTCCGAACATACGGCGCAGCAGCCGAAATCCGTGGTCATCGATCCGCGTCTGTCTTTTGGACGTCCTGTTTTGACTCGATCCGCTGTACCCACCGAAGTGATTTTCGACCGCTTCCAGGCCGGCGATTCGCTGGAAGACATGTCGCTCGATTACAACGTTGACGAAAAAGAAATCGAAGAAGCGCTCCGCTTCGAACAGCGCCGCGCCGCCTGAACCGATCACCCTGTTTGTCGATCGTTGCGCCTGGAGCCGTTTATTGGGCGAGGCGCTGGATGCGCTTGACGCAACCTATATTGCCCACCATCAGTATTTTTCACCCGATGCACCGGACGAAGAATGGCTGGCCGTTGCGGGCCGGGAAGGCTGGGTGGTGCTCACTCGTGACAAGCACATCCGCAGACGCCCAGCCGAACTCGAAGCGTTTCGCGAGCACAAGGTCATCGTGTTTGTGTTGGCCGCCGGCAATGCTTCGGCCGCTGAAACGGCCGATCTCATCACACGCCTGTATGGAAAAATCCAGAAACTCGCTACTCAAACCGAGCCGCCCGTCATGTACAGCGTAACCCGCTCTGGGATGGGCAAGCCGATGAAGTTCAAGTAACGGTAGTCTTCTTCCCGCGCTTAACGGGGACAGCAGGCAGCAGCGAAGTCAGCACCTGGTAGCGCTGAAACAGGAACGCCACCCGCTCGGCGTCGGACTTGAAGCCAGATTTGCCGTAGGCCTTGTCCACCGCCGCGTCGAGCTTCTGGTGCGCGCGCAAAAGCGCGGGCGGCATGGTCAGCGGGTCGTAGAGGTCGGCGAGCGAGGCGCCGGGAAAAGCGGCACGTGCGTCGAGCACGGCCTGGGCGGCGGTCTCGATGGCCAGCTTCGTCTTGTCGTCGGGGGCGTCGGGCCAGGGGAAGTTGTTGTAGACGATCTGACCGGTATAGCGATAGCGGCTTTCCAAGCGACCACAAACATATTTCACCCAGGCCATATGCATGCGGGAAGTCATGACGCCAAAGTGAAACAGCGTGGCATCAGGAATGCATAGATTGGCATTTCCAACAATTACTTGGGGCGACAGAAAGCCAATCGGAATAAACTCGCGCCGTTCGGACGAATGGCATGGCACCAGCAAATAGCGGGTCGTGGGTTGACGGATTTCGCCGAACAGCGCGGGTGTCGCGGCGAGTGCCCGCGTAGCCTCTCGACTACTCGCTTCCCGATGGGCTTTGACCTTCTGAACGCGCTCCATGACAGCTGGCATGGCACGCAGTTCTGCAGGTGGACAGTCCTCCAGCCATAAGCACCAACGCGGGATGTTGTTTATGAATTCGTCTGCACCGAGAAAAGGTCTGATCCACTGGGTGGCGGCGGGGCATACGCTCAGCAGTGCCTCTTTCTCTGCATCATTTAGAAATAGATGGCCGCCGTCGTTGGCCATGGAGCCAAAGACGATGGGTGGTACGTCACAAATAACTGTGCGCCGTGATGGCAACGCTACATCCGGGGCATCGACCAGATAGGGGTTGATGTTGGTGGCAATCGTGGCATGTGGCTCGCCATCCAAGTCGTCGTATTCGTAAATCACACGGCGCGTAGGCAGAGACCGAGCAAAGCCAATAATGACGCAATGCACGGCAGCCTTGCCGCGTGCCTCGTTACTCCAGCGGAAGGTTCGATGGGCGAAATGGATGTGCATTCCCTGTGCCAGCATCCATCCCCACAAACTGCCAACTTGCTCGCCCTGGACAATGCTGTTGGTGGAGACAAAGCCTGCGACCACGCCCGGATTCGACTTGGAGTAAGCCGCGGCCTTGATGTACCACGCCGCGACGAAATCCAGCACACCACCGCCTTCAAGCCGTGCAAACAACGGTGCAGCATCAGACTTTTGCTGTGCAGATTGATGCTGCTTGCCAATAAACGGCGGGTTACTCATGACGTAGCTCGCGCGCTCGGCCGGCAGCACGTTGTTCCAGTCTAGCGTGAGCGCGTTGCCGTGGACGATGTGCGGGCTGGTCTTGAGTGGAATGCGGGCGAAGTACATGCCGAATTCCTCGCCGACCCGGAGGTTCATCTGGTGATCGACGAGCCACAGCGCGACCTGGGCGATCTGCGCGGGGAATTCCTCGATCTCGATGCCGTGGAACTGGTCGACGTCGAGCTGGATGGCCTGGTGGATGTCGAGGAAGCGCGAGCCGGGGCCTTCGTTGGACGCGCGCAGGATTTCGAGTTCCAGCAGGCGCAGCTCGCGGTAGGCGATGACGAGGAAGTTACCGCAGCCGCAAGCGGGGTCGAAGAAGGTGAGCGAACGCAGTTTCTTATGGAACTCGAACAGCCGGTTGCGGTTCTTCTTCACCTTGTGGAACTCGTCCCACAGGACGTCGAGGAACAGCGGCTTGATGAGCTTGAGGATGTTTTCCTCGCTGGTGTAGTGCGCGCCAAGATTGCGCCGCGCGGTCTTGTCCATGATGGACTGAAACAGCGCGCCGAAGATGGCCGGAGAAATCGCGCTCCAGTCGAGCGCGCAGGCGTCGAGCAGGGCCTCGCGCATGGCCGAGTCGAAATCGGCGATGGGAATGGCTTCCTCGAACAGGCGGCCGTTGACGTAGGGGAAGGCGGCGAGCTGTTCGTCGAGCGCGGGGCTACGCTTCGGCTCCGGCGTGTTCAGAACCTGGAACAGCTGGGCGAGCAGCGGGCCGAGGTCGGAACCGTCCTCGCGGGTGCGCTCCTCGATGTAGGTGTGTAAGGCTTGCGCCGGCTGGAAGATGCCGGTGTCGTCGGCGAACAGACAGAACAGCAGGCGCACCAGCAGCACTTCAAGCGCGTGGCCGTCATAGCCGGACGCCTTGAGCGCGTCGTGCAGCCGCCCCATATGTTCGGCGGCCCGGATGTTGACCGGGTTCTGCGGCTTGATGTCCTGCGTTTCGTAGCCGGCGACGAAGCCGAAGTGGCGGATGTACTTGTGCAGATCTTTCAGCGCGAATTCACGGGTATCGCCGCTTTCCAGATCGTAGAGGCGGAAGCGGGCGAAGTCGCACACGACGATGTGGCGCGGCAGGTCGCGTTCCTTGATGCCGGGGAAATAATCGAGCGCCTGATTAAAGGCACGGTCGAGGTTCTTGCCGCGCGACTTCTGCTCCACCAGCAGCATGCCGGGCCAGAACAGATCGACGTAGCCCTGGTCGCCGCCGAATTTCTTGACGGCGTGTTCGAAGGTGGCGACGCGCTTGTTGGTGATGCCGAAGATTTCGAAGAAGGCGATCCAGAACGGCTTGGCCTCGCTGTCCTCGCTGGAGGCGTCTGCCCACTCGCGGGAGAAGGCGAGGGCGCGGGACTTGATCTCGTTCCAGGAAAGCGGCATGGCTACGGAGTGTAGTCGTAGTCGACGATCAGCGGCGCGTGGTCGGAAAAGCGCTGGTCCTTGTAGACGCTGGCGGACTTCGCCCTGGCCGCGATGCCGGGGGTGGCGATCTGATAGTCGATGCGCCAGCCGACGTTCTTGGCCCAGGCCTGGCCGCGGTTGCTCCACCAGGTGTAGGCCTCGCCGGTGTGTTCGGGATAAAGGCTGCGGTAGACGTCGACCCAGCCGAGTTCGTCGAACAGGCGCGTCATCCAGGCGCGTTCCTCGGGCAGGAAGCCGGAGTTCTTCTGGTTGGATTTCCAGTTCCTGAGGTCGATCTCGCGGTGGGCGATGTTCCAGTCGCCGCAGATGACGATCTCGCGGCCAGACTTGATCAGCGCCTCGAGGTGGGGGAAAAACTGTTCCATGAAGCGGAACTTGGCCTGCTGGCGCTCCTCGCTGCTGGAGCCGGAAGGCTGGTAGAGCGAGATCACGGCGAGATGGCCGTAGTCGGCTTCGATGTAGCGGCCCTCGGCGTCGAATTCGGGAATGCCGAAGCCTTCGACTATCTGCTGGGGTTGTTGGCGTGTGTAGATGCCGACGCCGCTGTAGCCCTTCTTCTCGGCGTGGTGGAAGGCGCCGGCAAGGCCGTCGCAGGCGACGAGTTCGGGCTTCAGGTCGGCGGCCTGCGCCTTCAGTTCCTGCACGCAGACGACGTCGGCATGCTGTGCGGGCAGCCAGTCGAAGAAACCCTTGGTGGCGGCGGACCGGATGCCGTTGAGGTTGGCCGATATAATTCGCATCAGTTTCGCATTCAAGAAAAGTCAGGAAATGTCCGATTACAGAGCCGAGTTTGTGAAGTTCGCCATTGATTCGAACGTGTTGTGTTTTGGCGAGTTCAAG
Encoded proteins:
- a CDS encoding DUF433 domain-containing protein, with product MTQRIEKAAIFDQPAYPASEAAYILNLPPATVKAWSFGQTRRDDGSVRFKAVIRAADPRNRLLSFANLCELHVLAAIRRVHRVSLPKVRDSVEFLRSQLGADRPLIDRQFKTNGIDLFVEHASKLLNVSRQGQEALRGEFELALARIERDNQGNPIKLFPFSRTSEHTAQQPKSVVIDPRLSFGRPVLTRSAVPTEVIFDRFQAGDSLEDMSLDYNVDEKEIEEALRFEQRRAA
- a CDS encoding DUF5615 family PIN-like protein, which translates into the protein MTKKKSKKRSASNSAAPPEPITLFVDRCAWSRLLGEALDALDATYIAHHQYFSPDAPDEEWLAVAGREGWVVLTRDKHIRRRPAELEAFREHKVIVFVLAAGNASAAETADLITRLYGKIQKLATQTEPPVMYSVTRSGMGKPMKFK
- a CDS encoding DNA methyltransferase translates to MPLSWNEIKSRALAFSREWADASSEDSEAKPFWIAFFEIFGITNKRVATFEHAVKKFGGDQGYVDLFWPGMLLVEQKSRGKNLDRAFNQALDYFPGIKERDLPRHIVVCDFARFRLYDLESGDTREFALKDLHKYIRHFGFVAGYETQDIKPQNPVNIRAAEHMGRLHDALKASGYDGHALEVLLVRLLFCLFADDTGIFQPAQALHTYIEERTREDGSDLGPLLAQLFQVLNTPEPKRSPALDEQLAAFPYVNGRLFEEAIPIADFDSAMREALLDACALDWSAISPAIFGALFQSIMDKTARRNLGAHYTSEENILKLIKPLFLDVLWDEFHKVKKNRNRLFEFHKKLRSLTFFDPACGCGNFLVIAYRELRLLELEILRASNEGPGSRFLDIHQAIQLDVDQFHGIEIEEFPAQIAQVALWLVDHQMNLRVGEEFGMYFARIPLKTSPHIVHGNALTLDWNNVLPAERASYVMSNPPFIGKQHQSAQQKSDAAPLFARLEGGGVLDFVAAWYIKAAAYSKSNPGVVAGFVSTNSIVQGEQVGSLWGWMLAQGMHIHFAHRTFRWSNEARGKAAVHCVIIGFARSLPTRRVIYEYDDLDGEPHATIATNINPYLVDAPDVALPSRRTVICDVPPIVFGSMANDGGHLFLNDAEKEALLSVCPAATQWIRPFLGADEFINNIPRWCLWLEDCPPAELRAMPAVMERVQKVKAHREASSREATRALAATPALFGEIRQPTTRYLLVPCHSSERREFIPIGFLSPQVIVGNANLCIPDATLFHFGVMTSRMHMAWVKYVCGRLESRYRYTGQIVYNNFPWPDAPDDKTKLAIETAAQAVLDARAAFPGASLADLYDPLTMPPALLRAHQKLDAAVDKAYGKSGFKSDAERVAFLFQRYQVLTSLLPAVPVKRGKKTTVT
- a CDS encoding exodeoxyribonuclease III, coding for MRIISANLNGIRSAATKGFFDWLPAQHADVVCVQELKAQAADLKPELVACDGLAGAFHHAEKKGYSGVGIYTRQQPQQIVEGFGIPEFDAEGRYIEADYGHLAVISLYQPSGSSSEERQQAKFRFMEQFFPHLEALIKSGREIVICGDWNIAHREIDLRNWKSNQKNSGFLPEERAWMTRLFDELGWVDVYRSLYPEHTGEAYTWWSNRGQAWAKNVGWRIDYQIATPGIAARAKSASVYKDQRFSDHAPLIVDYDYTP